TTCAATACATAACGTGTATAGTTACGTGTGATGCATCTTCATTGATCGCAGGACGCGGGCAACCGAAGATCCGATCGTATTTGGATACACCTTCCGACAACTGAACCTGAGGGAACACGAATGAAAAAGATTGCTGCTGCTCTGGCCTTTGCCGCCATGTCCATCGCTGCCCATGCTTCGCCTGAGACCGACAGCGTGATGGCGACACTGAAGATCAAGTATCCCAACACGAACTTCACCAGCGTCGAGGCCACCCCGATTCCGGGGATCTACGAGCTCACCATGGGCAAGAACATCGCGTACACCGACAAGGAAGGGCACTACTTCCTCTTCGGCAGCATGTACGACATGGAGAAGCGCCAGGATCTCACCGCCTCAAAACGCGAAGCCGCCAACAAGATCGACGTCAGCAAGCTGCCCATTCAGGACGCGATCGTGCGCGTGAAAGGCAAGGGCACGCGCAAGCTCTACCTCTTCTCTGACCCCGACTGCCCGTATTGCAAGCAGCTCGAAGCGCAAGCGTTCCCACAGCTGGATGACGTGACCATCTATACGTTCATGTTCCCGCTCGACTCACTGCACCCGCAGGCGAGTGCCAAGTCGGAGTCGATCTGGTGCCTGCCGGCCGCACAACGCGCTGCTGCGTGGGACAAGCTCGTCACCCAGAACGTCCCGGCGCCGGCGGCGAAGTGCGACAACCCGATCAAGCGTATTGCTGCACTGGGCGACGGCCTCGGCGTGCGGGGCACCCCGACCCTGTTCAGCGCCGATGGCCGCATCTTGCCGGGCGCCGCTGACGCTGCGCGAATCGACGCGTGGCTCAATGGTGCGAAGTAATCAGGTGTCTCCCAACCACTCGCCTTCACGGTGAGTGGCGCATCGAAAGCCGCGGCCAAGGTCGCGGTTTTGTGCTATCTACTTCGTTGATCGGAGCCCATATGAAGGTAAGCCGCCGCACTACAGCGCTCTTCCTTGGCTTGGCACTCTCTACCATCGCCTGCGCGTCGTTTGCCGAGTCTCTCGGCCGATACGGCAATACCTGGGACATCCAGGAGCAGGACGCTGTCGACATGATCAAAGGTCGGTTGACCAACATGGAGAAGCAGGGCCAGCTGAAGAAGTTCTGGGAAGACTACAGGAACAAGCAGCTCTCCAACCTGGAAAATCCCCCTCCAGTTCCGGGTATATCGACCGCAACCGGTCCAAAGGTGTGGACGTTTGATCCTACCTATACCTACCCTGACAACGTGAAGGATCACCTGGGCAATGTTCTCGTTCCCGCGGGGAC
The sequence above is a segment of the Cupriavidus pauculus genome. Coding sequences within it:
- the traW gene encoding type-F conjugative transfer system protein TraW, yielding MKVSRRTTALFLGLALSTIACASFAESLGRYGNTWDIQEQDAVDMIKGRLTNMEKQGQLKKFWEDYRNKQLSNLENPPPVPGISTATGPKVWTFDPTYTYPDNVKDHLGNVLVPAGTKLNPLDFTALSKAIVFIDGRDPKQVQYAKKRIDENPRDKVVLVAGSFLKLDREWKRPVYFDQQGILTQHFGIKRVPAVLSQKGKMLQVEEFAP
- a CDS encoding DsbC family protein, with the translated sequence MKKIAAALAFAAMSIAAHASPETDSVMATLKIKYPNTNFTSVEATPIPGIYELTMGKNIAYTDKEGHYFLFGSMYDMEKRQDLTASKREAANKIDVSKLPIQDAIVRVKGKGTRKLYLFSDPDCPYCKQLEAQAFPQLDDVTIYTFMFPLDSLHPQASAKSESIWCLPAAQRAAAWDKLVTQNVPAPAAKCDNPIKRIAALGDGLGVRGTPTLFSADGRILPGAADAARIDAWLNGAK